Below is a genomic region from Amycolatopsis sp. 195334CR.
CTCGCGAACCCGATCAGCGACCGGATCGGGCCGGAACTCTCGGCGCGGTCCGGGATCGACCCCGGTGACAGGTCGGCGCAGCGCAGGGAAAAGATCGTCGCCCTGCTCGGGGTCTCCATCGCATCGCTGCCGGACGATCTCGGTGCCCTGCTGCGCCTGGCGTTCGCGCTGGACCCCAGTGCGCGGCTGCCCTTCTACCAGCAGCGGATGGACGTGGCCGCCGCACGGCTGGGATGCGAGCGAAGAACGGTCCGCCGTCGCGTGGACGAGGGCATCGCCCACCTCGCCGAGGTGCTGGACGACGTGCCCGCGGCGGAACCGCGGGTGGCGTCGACGGTGCCCCGGCTGGACTGGTACACCCAGGAGTTGCGCACTTTCGTGAACCTGGACCTGCCGGTGCCGGAGGCGTTCGAGATCCGGCGGGTGATTGCGGAACGGGACGACCTTCGCACTCTGGACCTGGCGTTCACCGTGACAGCCTCAGCGGACCGCCCTGAGATCGACGTTTTCGGCGGAGGACGGCTGCTCGACACCCGGCAGCAGGCGGCCGACCGGATCGGGTTCGCCCTCGAACTGCCGGAGGCGCTGGGCCAAGGACAGGCACACGTGTTCGTGCTCCGGTTCCGGGTGAGCGCCGAGGCGATGGTCAAGCCGCACTACGTGTGCGTGCCGAAGCAGCGTTGCGATCGCTTCGACCTGCGGGTGCGGTTCGGCACGGGCCGCGTTCCGCCGGAGATCTGGCGGCTCTCCGGCCGATTCCAGCGCGACCTCGACGACCCGGTGGCGACCGGTGAGCCCGCGGAACCCGATTCCGTGGGCGAGATACACGCGGAGTTCCGAGGGCTCATGCCGGGACTCGCCTACGGATTTCGCTGGCGTGAGACCTGACCGATCAGGGACCCGTTCGGTGCAGCGTCTCCCTCGACTTCTCCTCGTTCTTGTGCGTGACCGTGAGTTCTGTCCCCCTGATTTCGTATCGGTAGCCCTTGTTGTGAGCTATGAATCCGTCAGGGGTCCTGCTGGCTTCCAGCGAAATGTGCGTTTCCGGGGTGGCGGGCTGACCTTTCTTCCGGCCGTCGTAGTAGTGCTGCCCGCTGACGGTGCGGCACACCACGATCTCGTGCTTTTCCGTGGTGTACGCGGCGACGAGCACCGCTCCGCTGCCGTTCGCCGGCAACCAGGTGGCCGCGGTGTCGGGGCATGCGTTTTCGGCCTTCGCGGGAGCTGACGGCGCCGGCTCAGGGGATTGTTCGCCGAGCGTGGCCCAGCCGATGAACCCGGCGATACCGACCGTCACCGCGACCGCGACAGGTGTGCGGATCGATCGCCGGGGCGGCACCGTCTCGGCGGGCGGCGGTGGCGTTGTGGGCTTGACCGGTGGTGGAGACGGCGGAGTCAGAGCGATCCGCGCCCTGCTCGTCGTCTCCGATGGCGGGGTGCCGGGCGCCAGCCGGGTCTGCCGGCGCCGTGGGGTCACCGCTTCCGGGACCGTACGCACTTCGCCGGTGGCGCTCCCCGGTGACTGACGGCAGGTGCGACACCGGTCGGCACCGGGAAGATTGTTGGTATCACAGGAATCGCAGACCCAGGCTGCGGCCGTCATCGGGATTCTCCTGTTGCTTCGGTGTGCGGGCGCGGCGACAGCACGCCGTCGTCGGGTCCGGGCCGGAACACCAGCCAGTCCGGGGTGTCCGGGGCGGCGGAAACCTCGAGCGGAACAAGCTTCCGGGGCGCTTCGGCGGACGGAGCCGGATGGGCAGGCGGTCGCCGGGCAGACAATCGGCGGGCGAGGTCCTCGAGCAGCGGCCGGTGCACTGCGGGAAACCAGAGTGCCAGCGTGAACGCCGTGGTCCCACCGAGGCTGGCGGACAGGCTGAGCCGCACCGGCTCCGTGCCCGGCAGCCCCGGTCCGTTGGTCAAGCGCAGGTCCGTGCAACACCGGTAGGGCAACCGCAGGCGAGCGCCGTCCTGGCCGCCCGGCCGGTGTTCACCGATCTCCAGCCGGGTGGCCCGGCAGATCAACCAGACCTCCGGACCGAGCGCCACCGCGTCCGGCCGCTCGGGCCAGGCGATCACCGCGACCTGCCCGGTCGGCACACCTCGGTGGTACTCACGCAACTGGTACCCCGGGCCGGGCTCGGCCCGCCATTCAGCCCGCTGCCGACGTCGCCGGCCTGGCAACAACACGGTCAGAGGCTGTTGGCGATGGTGGCGATGATCTCGTCCATTTCCCATTCTTCGAGCCCTTCTCCCGCGGTCGACGGGAAGTAGAGCGTGTGGTTCCAGTCGTCGGCGATGTCGGTCCACGGATATTCCTCCGGGGCGAACAGCAACAACCGCTTCGCCGAGTTCTCCATCGCGGAGTTCCGGCTCTGCGCATGGCCCCAGCGCTGGAACAACTCGTCCAGCGACCGCGGCGTGTTCGGCGGGTAGTTGTGCGCTTTTGTCTGCCTCGGATCCCCCAGCGGATGCGCGGCCGCGTCGGTGAACACGACGATCACGTGCCTCCGGCGGTCCAGTCCGGTCTCCCAGTCGGAAGCCATCGCGAGGGCGAGTGCTTCGAGTCCTGACTCCGGCAGGTCGCCGCCTCCGGTGGGGGTCAGTTCACGCACGGCGCTTTCGAACTCGTCCAGTTGCTCGGGAACGGTGAGGAAGGATGTCTGGGTCAAGGCGTCGTCCGGGTAGTCCCCGAAGTCGCGGAACGTGATCACCTTGAGCCGGAGACTGCTGATGCCGCGCCCTTTGCTCGCCATCTCCTGCGTCAGGCGCGTCGGGAAGGACAGCGCGCTGTGCTTGACGTTGTCCAGGGTGGGGCCCATGCTGTCGGTCGCGTCGATGCAGAGCACGATGTCCACGGCGTACTTCAGGCTGGCGGCTGCGTTCTGGGTCCGTGTGTTCATCGAGGTTCGGTCATCCTTTCTCCGGTTGACGGCCCGGACAGGTTGATCCGCAGCCCGCCGGCGAGCGGTGTTCGTCCGGTGAGATTGATCCGCACGCGACTTCCCCGAGGGGCTGGCTCGTCGGGGGCGTGGTCCCCGAAGCCGTCGAGAACCCGAGTGGCCTCGGCGACGGACGGGCGGGCCGCCGGGTCCGGGTCGATCAGCGCACGCAGCAGGCGGGTGGTCTGCGTGTCCAAATGCGGTGAGAAGGTCAACTCCGCCCCTGCTGCGACAGCGGCGGCGGGGGAGTCGAACGCGGCATCGTGGTCCGGTGGTGCGCCCACGAGGTAGGTGTGCACCAGCAGCCCGAAGGAGAACATGTCGGTGGCCTGGGTCAGGTCACCTTCCCGCACCGAACTGTCTCCCCACATGTAACGCAACCATTCGGGGGCGCCGTACGACGGGCTGCCACCGATGATGTCCCGCGCCGGCGGTTCACCCGCCGGGTAGGCGTCATCGAAATCGATCAGCTTCGTCACATGGAAACGACTTCGTTCCGGCCGGTGCAGTAACACGTTGTCCGGCTTCAGATCGCCGTGCACGATGTCGCGGTCGTGCAGCAGGCGGACGCTGTCGGCGAGGGTGTGCAGCAGCACCGCCTGCTCCCGGCGGCCCAGGGTGTGCGGGTCGGCGTCCACCGCGTCGATTCGCCTGGTGATCTTGTAGTAGCGGGTGCCCTCGGCGAAGAAGTCGGTCGCGAGGACGAGGTTGCCTGCGAAGAGGTCGTCGGCGCGCAACAACGTCATCATGCGCTCGTGCCGTTGCTCGAACCGGGCGCATTCGCCGAGCCGGCGCCGTTTGTCGGCCGGCGTGCCTATCCCGTCCTCCCTTGGCCGCTTGGGGTCGAGGAATTCCTTGATGAAGTACGACTCGCCGTCCTTCTCCGCGAACGCCCACACGCATTTGCCCGCGTTGGCGTTCCCCGGCCTGCTCACCACGAGGTAGCCGTTGATGGTCTGGCCTTTTTTCACCCAGGTCTCCCTTCGGCGAGCAGTCTGGCTTCGTAAGCGGCGCGGTACCGGTGCCAGGACTCCGCACGGGCCGCGACGAGCGCGGTGCGGTCTCCCGGTTGGATCTGCTTCATCGGCTCGGCATGTGTGGTGCGCACCGTGTCCGCCCT
It encodes:
- a CDS encoding protein kinase, encoding MSRPGNANAGKCVWAFAEKDGESYFIKEFLDPKRPREDGIGTPADKRRRLGECARFEQRHERMMTLLRADDLFAGNLVLATDFFAEGTRYYKITRRIDAVDADPHTLGRREQAVLLHTLADSVRLLHDRDIVHGDLKPDNVLLHRPERSRFHVTKLIDFDDAYPAGEPPARDIIGGSPSYGAPEWLRYMWGDSSVREGDLTQATDMFSFGLLVHTYLVGAPPDHDAAFDSPAAAVAAGAELTFSPHLDTQTTRLLRALIDPDPAARPSVAEATRVLDGFGDHAPDEPAPRGSRVRINLTGRTPLAGGLRINLSGPSTGERMTEPR
- a CDS encoding vWA domain-containing protein; the protein is MNTRTQNAAASLKYAVDIVLCIDATDSMGPTLDNVKHSALSFPTRLTQEMASKGRGISSLRLKVITFRDFGDYPDDALTQTSFLTVPEQLDEFESAVRELTPTGGGDLPESGLEALALAMASDWETGLDRRRHVIVVFTDAAAHPLGDPRQTKAHNYPPNTPRSLDELFQRWGHAQSRNSAMENSAKRLLLFAPEEYPWTDIADDWNHTLYFPSTAGEGLEEWEMDEIIATIANSL